A single window of Vibrio stylophorae DNA harbors:
- the gspK gene encoding type II secretion system minor pseudopilin GspK, which translates to MFNPVQAPKHHLKSLTGKQGGVALVMVLLILAIMTTLAATMSKRLWQHFYRAEALNTQQQAYWYGLGVEQLAIAILKKDIADNEVVNLSQNWARGEQTFPIDEATTVGKITDMQRCLNVNALAVANEGDGVNRPYLVEVLQRTLEQAQIEPYQAETVADSVWEYLDLDDAVQSAFGAEDSYYAGQNPGYLTANGVIADISELRAIQGVTPKMMGQITPLLCALPDTRWLLNINTITADQAPILAALLYPSISLSQVQQLIEQRPYDGWSDLDSFWLEPALSGLDDATKDRAVNYLTTTSHYFELDAEIQLEPARVRERALLKRNADDQFEVVRRRYGGVRERAPDDSTK; encoded by the coding sequence ATGTTTAATCCTGTGCAAGCGCCGAAGCACCATTTGAAATCGCTGACGGGCAAACAAGGTGGCGTTGCCTTGGTGATGGTGCTGCTCATTCTGGCCATTATGACCACCTTGGCAGCGACTATGTCTAAGCGGTTGTGGCAGCATTTTTATCGCGCAGAGGCGCTCAATACTCAGCAGCAAGCCTATTGGTACGGCCTTGGTGTGGAGCAGTTGGCGATTGCGATTTTGAAAAAAGATATCGCCGATAACGAGGTGGTGAATTTGTCGCAAAATTGGGCGCGCGGCGAACAAACCTTTCCCATTGATGAGGCCACCACCGTCGGGAAAATTACAGATATGCAGCGCTGCTTAAACGTCAACGCGCTTGCTGTGGCCAATGAAGGGGATGGCGTGAACCGTCCCTATTTGGTTGAGGTGCTGCAACGCACGCTAGAGCAAGCACAAATAGAGCCCTACCAAGCGGAAACCGTGGCAGATAGCGTTTGGGAATATCTAGATTTAGATGATGCGGTGCAAAGTGCTTTTGGTGCGGAAGACAGTTATTACGCTGGGCAAAACCCCGGTTATCTCACGGCCAATGGGGTGATTGCAGATATTAGCGAGCTGCGCGCAATTCAAGGCGTCACACCAAAGATGATGGGGCAGATCACGCCGTTATTGTGCGCCCTGCCAGATACCCGTTGGCTGCTTAATATCAATACCATTACTGCCGACCAAGCGCCGATCTTAGCCGCGTTACTTTATCCCAGTATCAGCCTGTCGCAGGTGCAGCAGCTGATTGAGCAGCGCCCCTACGATGGTTGGAGCGATTTAGACAGTTTTTGGCTTGAGCCCGCCTTATCAGGGCTCGATGATGCGACCAAAGATCGCGCAGTAAACTATCTCACGACCACCAGTCACTATTTTGAGTTAGATGCTGAAATTCAATTGGAACCAGCAAGAGTGCGAGAGCGCGCTTTGCTAAAACGCAATGCCGACGACCAATTTGAAGTGGTGCGGCGTCGTTATGGAGGAGTGCGTGAGCGAGCACCTGACGATTCGACTAAATGA